The genomic stretch TAGACCCTTATTTGATGAAGGGTTGATAACGAGTAAAGTCCACCAGCGGTCCTTGAACTTATTTACTTATGTCATTCTAGTCTCTAAACTTACAAATCAATCGTTTGAGTCCTCAAACTTGTCCATCGCGATGTCATTTTGGTCATTAAATTTGTAAATCACTCATTTAGGTCGTCAAATTTGTTCAGTTATGGCATCCCAGTCCCTAAACCTGTGAATCATCCGTTTAGGTCATCAAACTTGTTTAGTATGTTATCACGGTCCCTAAAAATTGTAGATGTTGTAATTTTATAAATTCAGTATACATTTATAGAATAGTTCAAAAATtataaatctaattttgttagactctgGTAACATGTATTTTAGATTAGATAAAATAATCACCATGTACTTTTCCATAAATTCTATAAATTTACAGGATAAACGACACGAATTCTGTcttgtttgtttggctgataagccatgacaaAAATTACTGGTCGCTGATTTAttctgagagaaaaacattgttcaatGGCTGGTAGACTCCATAAAATTATTAAGAGCGCATCTGACAGACAAGATCGACGATTGTCGAAGTCACAAGTCATGAACTTCTGCCGGACCCGGACGTACATTACCAGTAGTTGTTCCGCTAGGGCAAACCAGCACGAGGCCTTTCGGAGTTGTCCCAGTTTGCCTGCGTACTTGCGTCGATCGTGTACGTACGTCGTAGTCGTAGGACCCCAACAAAAGCTACGAGCTGGCGCCGCTTGCATGCAAACCGCGGAGCCGTGCGCCGTGGCCCGTGGCCAGACGGCGACCGCAGAAACGAACCCCGGCATGCAAGATCCACGGCCTTCTCCGGGGTGACCCTCCATCGGTTCGCTGTGCGCGCGCGGCTCGTTCTTTCTCCATTCGCCGGGGCCAACACCGATCGAGATTCACAAGGGCCGGCGTGCGGCGCTCTAGCTGTATACAGGTCTCGCGGCCCCGGACGACACGACAGACGCCTACCGACCCCTGCTGTACTCTCGCtcgcgatcgatcgatcgagtaCGTCGGGTAGCTAGAACGAGAGCCGACTCCCACACGCGCGCGGCTTGTCTGTCCCCGTGTGGGGCACGCGGCACGGGCACGTGAGCTGCCTACGCCCGAGTGGCAGCGCGCGTCGACGCATCGCCCGCGCATCATGCTACTGTTCCGCCGCTGTCTGCACACACACCTTTGCTTTTTTTGGGCGACGCGGCGACCGTACGTGCACTGCAACGCATGCAGGTCCTTCTCGCTTGCTCCTGTTTCTGGCATATGGCCCTAGCTAGCATCCATCCGATTCTGTTACGTGTAGCTTCCACTTTTCCAAGCGCTTGCTGGCACAGAGCTTGGACAGGCGCACGTTCCGTGGCGTCGTGCATTTGCCCGGCCGTAGTATGTCTCGATCTATTAAATTCTAATCGCACGTCTGATCTGCATGCAACTGACATACTAGTAACATTTTTGTCGAATCAAAATGACATTTTCCCTGACTTGATCTGACAGGAGCCTACTAGTCCTCAACGATAGCATAGTTTAATCGTGGAGATGGAGATAACCACAACAGAGGAGTCCGAAAAACAAGAGAGAAATATCTTTGCTCTTGGTTCTAACCCGCCGGTGTGCCTAGAGTTCCCATTGGCTGTTTGATCCCGCGGTCTCCTAGTCCGGGCACATCTCGGACGAACATGCATGATGTGCAAAAGTTAATTTCCCGAATGATTACATCTACCCTCACACGtcacaagtttgaccaaatcaaAACGGGAGGGCTAGCTAAGAACAGATGGCGAATTGGAGGAGCAGCTGGGGtggtactaaggccttgtttagttctaaaaaattttgcaaaatttttcagaatcTGATGCTTGTatttagtattaaatatagacgaaaataaaaactaattacacagtttggtcggaattgacgagacaaatcttttgagcctagttcatgattggacaatatttgtcaaatacaaataaaagtactcatattcctattttgcaaaatatttttggaactaaataaggcctaaaatCATCAAAAGCGATCAGCAGATCGCAGCGCACGACGACGGGAGCGAGATATAGTACAGTACAGGCCAGGGCGTCGAAGACGGGGGCTGCACGCCGGGAAACGATGCAGCTGCCGGCCTTTCTGCGAGCACGCTAGCTACGGAAGCAACTCGCCCGCGCGCCGTGTCGGCCGCGCGGTGCCGCCGAGCATGCATGCGCGCGGGCGCGCGCGCACACGGCCGGGGGAGCCCTCCGAGGCGCCCCTTGCTTGTTCAAGCTCGTCGCTTGCTGTTGATGCATGGCCACTCTGCATAGCTGGTGGTCAAGTACGTACTACTCCTACAATATTTCTTGGGGGAAGAGGTGAAGATCCCGACGCTATGTGAACTGCCGCTAGCTGAATCCTATAGAAAACCCCGCGCGCACTTTTTGTTACTGCTGGAGGAAGCAAGAACGGCAGGTGGTGGTCCTTCTTAGTCTTGAGCCATTCGAGGTTACATATTGTCTTCGGTTTGATCAAGTTTTTCTTAAAAATGATTATACTTTTGTGATACCGGATTTGTATGATAAAATATGTACGTTATGCAATGTAGATCTATAATTTATCCTTTTTATACACAAAGTAGATGTTGATACTTTTATGTATAAACTTGGTCAATACAACTTTATTACAGCTTGATAAAACTTATATATATCTCTTATATATTTTAGGATGgagtaatttttttttgaaaaaaaggtAAAGTATAAGTAGACATGTGAGTTAGCAAGCGACCTTTCTTGTTTATAGCATCACGTGGTAATGCCgtttaagaagaaaaaaaaatacaagctCAAATTACACTAAGAGACAACTTGGTTAAAACTGGCAATTTGGTGTTGTATGTCATTTAGCAGTTCTCTTGTTAATGTTTGGATCCACCAGTTAAACTTTAGATGACTAAATTTAGGTGTTAGGAATCCAAACGTTCATGCTAAAAGAccagctaaaatttagctaagTTTAGCTGTTTCAACCTAGCTAAACTCAGCAAAAGTTTAACTAGTCTATTAGCTAGAGGATCCAAACACCAcagctaaagtttagctaagAGAACTTTAGCTAGCTATATTAACTTTCAAATTTTAACTAGCTAAGCTTTAGTTGATAGTTGAGtggatccaaacaagacctaaagcTGGTGCATTAATTACTAAGGCAAGTTAGGAAGTCAAAATCGATGACATAAATGGTATGGCAAATATTTTGAGCGATTTGCATTGCCAGCCATCGAGCTGGAAAACAAAAGATTTACTGCTATTCATGTAGTATCAAATTAAAAGAAGTTAACAAGGGACAACTCTACAAAACCTATATAACTGAATCCAAACAGACATTCCACAAACAATGTTGCAATTATGCTCGCCACAAGTCCAGTACTAGACCAGTACCGAGAGTCAGCAGTGGTCAGTAGTACTAACTGATGGGTACGCCCAGCTGGCGACCAAGTAGCAGTACTTTGACTGCGCTCCCCCTATCCTCTCTCTATATAAACCCCCGCAGCCGCATTTCACTCGCACACACCACACAGCAAACACACGCCCACAACTGCGCAGTGGCCACGCACCAAATAACACGCCTCGTGTCGACCAGCTAGCGAGCGAGCGCCAAGGCACGAACGACTGCACTAGCAAGCGCAAGCGCACGCGCACGCGCCGTACGCACTGCAGTGCCATGCCGGAAGCACCGACCACCAAGACAACCCTGCCGGCCGGCGGCTTTGGCCCCGGGGCGCACCGCGAGGCGCTCGAGTTCATCGAGCATGTCACGGCGAACGCCGGGAAGGTGCAGCGGCGCGTCCTCGCTGAGATACTGACGCAGAACGCGCCGGCCGAGTACCTGCGCCGCTACGGCGTCCCGGGAGGATCCGCCGACGCCGTCGAAGCCTTCCGCCGCGTCGTCCCGCTCGTCACCTACGAGGGCCTCCAGCCGGACATACTCCGCATTGCCAGCGGCGATACCTCGCCGATCCTCTCAGGCAAACCCATCTCCGAGTTCCTCACGAGGTATGTAGTATATTCATCGATCTAACCATCACGACGCTGCTGTGTGGCTGGTCATGGAAACATGTACTGATAAATTGACGATGTTTGTGTGAGCCAGCTCTGGAACATCCGGAGGGGAGAGGAAGCTGATGCCGACCATCGCCGACGAGCTGGACAGGAGGTCGTTGCTGTATAGCCTGCAGATGCCGGTGATGAGCCAGTCGGTGCCGGGGCTGGACAAGGGCAAGGCGATGTACCTGCTATTCGTGAAGGCGGAGTCGCGCACACCCGGCGGGCTGGTGGCGCGGCCGGTGCTAACGAGCTACTACCGGAGCCGGCAGTTCCTGGAGCGGCCGCACGACCCCTACACCGAGTACACGAGCCCCAACGAGGCCATCCTGTGCGTGGACTCGTACCAGAGCATGTACACGCAGCTGCTGTGCGGCCTCGTCCACCGCGCCGACGTGCTGCGCGTCGGCGCCGTGTTCGCCTCGGGCTTCCTCCGCGCCGTCCGCTTCCTCGAGAAGCACTGGCCGCGTCTGTGCCGCGACATCCGCACGGGCACGCTCGACCCGGAGATCACGGACCGCGCCGTGCGCGACGCCGTCGTCGGCAGGGTACTTCGCGGCGCCAACCCGGCGCTTGCCGACGAGATCGAGGCCGAGTGCGCGGGACCGTCATGGGAGGGCATCATCCGGCGCCTGTGGCCCCGCACCAAGTACATCGATGTGATCGTGACCGGGGCTATGTCGCAGTACATCCCGACGCTGGAGTTCTACGGCGGGGGGCTGCCTCTGGCGTGCACCATGTACGCCTCTTCCGAGTGCTACTTCGGCCTCAACCTGAAGCCCATGTGCAAGCCAGGCGACGTGGCATACACGCTCATCCCCACCATGTGCTACTTCGAGTTCCTTCCTCTCCAGTGCAGCGACGGCAAGGCGGAGCCGAGCCACCGCGACCTGGTTGGCCTCGTGGATGTGAAGCTCGGTCACGAGTATGAGCTCGTGGTCACCACCTACTCCGGTATGTGTTTGTCTTCTGACATCTTCGATCGAAAAGCATGCATGGAAGATCCAGTAGACGATTGTTATGAACGTTCTATGTGATGACGATCGATGACAGGGTTGTATCGGTACCGCGTGGGCGACGTGCTGAGGGTTGCCGGCTTCAAGAACGAGGCGCCGATGTTCAAGTTCATCAGGCGGCAGAACGTGGCGCTGAGCATCGACTCGGACAAGACGGACGAGACGGAGCTGCACGCGGCCGTGAGCGGCGCGGTGCAGCACCTGGCGCCGTTCGGCGCGTCGCTGGTGGAGTACACCAGCTACGCCGACGCGGCGACCATCCCGGGCCACTACGTGCTGTTCTGGGAGCTGCGCGCGGGCAGCACGGCGGTGCCGGCGTCCGTGTTCGAGGACTGCTGCCTGTCGGTAGAGGAGGCGCTCAACAGCGTGTACCGGCAGTGCCGGGCCTGCGACAAGTCCATCGGGCCCCTGGAGATACGCGTCGTGTCCGAGGGCACCTTCGACAAGCTCATGGACTACGCCAtcagccgcggcgcgtccatcaACCAGTACAAGGCGCCGCGGTGCGTGCGCCCGGGGCCCGTCGTGGAGCTGCTCGACGCAAGGGTGCAGGCCAAGTACTTCAGCCCCAAGTGCCCCAAGTGGAGTCCAGGGAACAAGCAATGGAACGCCGCCAGCAACGGGGACGCCTGATGAGTGACCTTTTCAGCCGGACGGAGTGACGATGGATGCATGGTTTGGGTTGGTACTTACATCATCAGTATATGAATTTTCAGAGGCAGCGAGGAATTGATAGTTATGGAATGATGACCTAGGGTATCTAAATCTTTTGATTTTTGAATCTTTTTTCTTTATCTCTGTAATATCTCCTGTGTTTCTTTCAGGTCGTGtattttgctatgcacttagcTTGGTGCATGTCAGTTACATATACTAAGTTACTACTTTTATATTAGCAATATATACGGAATGGATTTTTCTGTGTCAAACTAAAAGAGTTACATTATTGCAAAAGTAGATTGTAGTAAATTACTAGTCGTACTGTACTTATGGACTTTgttctttcttctttctgttGGATTTATATTTGCTTCTCTCTTTTTGAGAACGTACTAAAAAAAAGAGTTGAAAGCATGCTTTCCGGGAGTATACGTAGGAGTAGTAGTTCAGTAGTACATCACGTTTTCTCATTTCCAGCAGTActcatgtactccctccatcccaaattataaatcattccaaaaatctggTTAAattatctcaagtttgactaaatttatatggtaagataataatatttatggcgtCAACTTAGTATCGCTACAttgttcattaattatatttttgtattatacttattttatgttataaatcttttattttttttttataattttgttCAAAGTTGAGATGTTTTAACTCTTCAATATTTTTGAAATGACTTGTGATTTGGGATGGATGGAGTAACTCTTTTTATGATCCATGTACTACTCATTTTCGGACCACCGGTAGTAGTCATCACGTTTTCTCATTTCCCCTTTTTTTTTCCCCAAAAAAGCAATGGCGTGTGCCAGGCGTAGTATATCTATCGAAAAAGAAGGGCACGTTTTCTCATTTTCTAATCAGGTTTGGTAGTTATAGGTTTGTTTTTTCAAGTGGATGCGAATTTTTTAATGTTTAGCTGCTACTCCAGGCAATTTTAAGCCATCGTCTAATGACAGGaatattttatttagaggaactCTAAGAGACTCTCTAGATCTTTTCTAAATGCTAGGAATAGAGATTTTGATGAAAAGGTTACCCTCCAACAATTTGTCTAAATGGTTATGTAAATATAGCTATCTTTTATTCTGAATTTTTCGCTAGTCAAAAATAGAAGACGAGAATTACTCTCTAGAGTGTGCACGAGAGATAGAAAAACTGTTGCAGAGTGAAAAAATATAGAAGCGATTTTTATGGAAATGATTCtctaaatgatgatttagagagtgagatttgcaaaaaaatttggaaatgCTCTTAGCCATCTAATCAACATTCGATATATAGCCCTCAAATGGTACAACAATATTAAGCTATGTATAGTTGTAGTTTTAGGTGATTTAATTTAATAAACATAAAAACAATTGAAAAGTGCCAAAGTTGTTAATTTTAACTTATTTAGTACTTTTGAGTCAGCAGGTCTTCTTTTAGAATTTAGAATGAAGGCGTGCTGCACAACCACCAGGCCGCTACCCTGAGCATAAAATAATATAGTTAGTCTCAATATCAACTCTAAAGCTGTTAATCAGTCAAAAAAGATAAGTGTTTccattctttttattttgtatgATGAAATTGGCAACAGATCCTTTTAGCTGCTAATTGAGAGTATTCGAAATTTTCCTTTTCTGCTATTAAAGTTGAATTGGTGTGTTTGATAAATCATGCATCCCTATGCATCAATACATTTTTTGTTTAGAAAGTTTTTTAGTGCAATGTAGAACAAAGGAACAACCAAGTAGGTGCTATGCAGCTTttcaataagaaaaaaaataatctaaATTCAAGTCGAGGAGAACTCGTACTTGATTGGTTGAGTGTCTAACTGCACCTCCTACTCAATCGATAGAGCTAAACACACTTTCTGTATAATCTAACACCCTTATGCAACCAATAGCCTATTTGGAATGTGTAAAACTTTCTTCATTTCAATGTTTTTCCTATGAAATTCCTGCATAATTTTTATGAAATTTCTGCATTCCAAATGCCCGTGATACTAGTATTTGAAAGTTGTTATGACGAGGAGGAAGAAAACATGCCCGTGGTACTACTCTTTATGGAAGTTGTCATGATGAGAAGGAAGCTATAGAGCTAGGTCTATCCATGTCTGGGCCAAGTCACTCCTTGTCTTGGGAGGAGCATGTCCTACTCCATAAAAAACAAAGACTAAAAAGAGAGTACCATCAACTCCCAAGACCCAAACCAAGCCGGTAAGCCAATTTTCACTTTAGCTAACTATCCATTTCAGGCAGACAGAGAGTTGAGACCACGAGGCACATATTATCATAATAGTAGGAGTACCTTCGTGCAAAACTTTGGTGCAAATATTTACCTACGGTATGAAGATATATATGCTCCccataaaaaaagagagatgttTTACATGAATATATGAAAGAGGCTTTATTTTAAAATGAAATATTGCTCAAACATTAAAAAAGAAGAGGGTACAATTAGAACACTATGTACTACAGTATGCTTTTCGATCAGCTTGGGTGTTAGTAGAGTGTCGGAGAAGTTCTGGCATACTGGTGCGGTCATAAATGTTGTTTTGCGATTGCACTTTGCTCCCCTTTGAACTTTCTTTGCCAGGGCGTCTTCGATCACTGGCAGCTCAATCTGACTAGGCGTCTAGCTAGGCCTCTGAAGATGACAACGATCGAGCTAGCACGGAAACAAGTCTAATAATGAATAGTACGGGCGTGACTTTGTGCTCCAGCGTTATACTAGTAGCTTAATTAGTTGTTCTAGATCGAGAGCACGGCGCGCTTATACGTGGACATGGATGCCAATCTTCCGGGAGCGGCGAGCGTTTGGATAAGGTCTTTTGCACACAAAGGCACACAAAGAGTGAAAAGCACACACCGATACACACACACTCTACACATAAAACATAGGCAAGCAAACTCTTACAAATTTCAGCGGTTGGATCACAAAGACATCGACCGATCATTGATCCAAAAGGCCAAAACGTTTGTTCACCTCAGTACTCGGGGAGCTGgcgatcggcagatggagaggGGCAGACAAAGCCAAAAGGCCGAAAGGCGTTGCGTAAAGCGGGAACAGGTGAGGCATCCATGTGGGCGGCACGGTACAAAGCGGACAGGGCGGCCCCCGGCGCGGTGGCGCACCTTGGCGGTTGCGGCGGCAATGATCCCCGGCTCCGGGCGTGCGCGGCTGGCTGGGGTTGGGGCTGGCACGGGTAGAGGGGCACTGGTCCCAGTGCTGTATGCCGGCCAAACGTGCGTGCAACCGCCTATCATGCTTGCATTGCCCTCGTCCAGACTAGTTGTCAGATCATTTTGACCTGGTCATCCGGTCCAGTCTCGTCAGCGCACTAGTCCAACTGGTCAACAAATTCGATCAGTCAGACCCATACAGTCCTGCAGTCTTGCATGACACCGAGCACGAGTACTGTTAACTGCAATGCCTCCCAACGAAGCGGTACTCTACTGTACTGTACATTACTCTACTCCCATCCTATGCCAATACAACAGAAATTCTTAATAAGCTGGGTTCTTGATAAGATCCTTCAGAATAAGCGACAGTGGTTGGGCTGGCCGGTTGGGCGGGAGTTAAAGAAGCAGGGGGCACACGTGTAGCAGGGGACATGTTGCCCGGCCGTGCCCGCGctcatgccatgccatgccacgCCGGTGGGTTAATGCAGATGCAGGAGACGGGGGCGATGACGGGGGGGCCAGCCTGGTGGCTGGTGCGCGTCTTGTCGTAGCCCGGCAGCCCCCCTCGACGTGGCTCGCTCCGCGGCCCCGGCCGGCCCATCACTCCGTCGCCACATCCCACGCGCGCTGGCCGTCGTCAGCcgaaggagaaaaaaaaaaaaggcatcgCATGCGCGCGAGCGCGCTCCCGCTGGCCGCTGCGCCTCCAACTCCCGGCCGCGACCGCGGCAGCCGGCAGAGCAGGGATCGGATAGGAATGCGCCCATGCCTCCTATTCCTATGCGCCATCGATGGATGGCCCGGCCTGGCTACCAAAGGCATATTTACAATACCAGATGAGATGAAGATGAGTAACAGTGTGACACACTAAACACAGGGAGGCAGGAAGTCAGAGCGGCCATTGAATCCCTTGTCTGGTAACGTTTGGTGCCATCCACTCTCCGACCCCGGGCCCCGCGTTTGATTCCCAGACCCAGCAAGTACGCGCCAAAAAGGGTTTCCTTCATTCGCGTCAGTGTGATCGATCGAGCCATCTAGTTGGACTGATAAATAAATGGCGGGGAATTCTGGTTGCGTTGCGTTGCCACCCCCTCGCTCATTACTCCCGCCGGCCCAGCCCCCGTCGAATCACCAGGCGGGAGACATGCCACTGTGCGCGGACCATGACGCGGCGACGTGGCTCAAGGCTTTCTGATCGAGCTGCTGCCTTTGCCTCCGCGCGCGCACGGTGGCGCGCGGCATCATTGGTGATGCGCTGCATCTTGCACTGCGCCCGTGCATGGGAGTGGGACAGCGACGAGGCCGCGGACATTCCCAGCTACCGGCGGGGCCGCGCCCTCCATCCTGGTCGCTATCCTACCGCACGCCCGCAGGTGCGATGCCGGCGCTGTGTCTTTGAGACCGTGGCAACTGTGAGCGATTCAACCCTCCGCACGCGCTCCATCCAATCCAACTGTCGAGATCGGAGATCGATCGGACACTGTTTCCTTTCCTTGAGGCGCGCATGT from Sorghum bicolor cultivar BTx623 chromosome 3, Sorghum_bicolor_NCBIv3, whole genome shotgun sequence encodes the following:
- the LOC8082370 gene encoding probable indole-3-acetic acid-amido synthetase GH3.1, coding for MPEAPTTKTTLPAGGFGPGAHREALEFIEHVTANAGKVQRRVLAEILTQNAPAEYLRRYGVPGGSADAVEAFRRVVPLVTYEGLQPDILRIASGDTSPILSGKPISEFLTSSGTSGGERKLMPTIADELDRRSLLYSLQMPVMSQSVPGLDKGKAMYLLFVKAESRTPGGLVARPVLTSYYRSRQFLERPHDPYTEYTSPNEAILCVDSYQSMYTQLLCGLVHRADVLRVGAVFASGFLRAVRFLEKHWPRLCRDIRTGTLDPEITDRAVRDAVVGRVLRGANPALADEIEAECAGPSWEGIIRRLWPRTKYIDVIVTGAMSQYIPTLEFYGGGLPLACTMYASSECYFGLNLKPMCKPGDVAYTLIPTMCYFEFLPLQCSDGKAEPSHRDLVGLVDVKLGHEYELVVTTYSGLYRYRVGDVLRVAGFKNEAPMFKFIRRQNVALSIDSDKTDETELHAAVSGAVQHLAPFGASLVEYTSYADAATIPGHYVLFWELRAGSTAVPASVFEDCCLSVEEALNSVYRQCRACDKSIGPLEIRVVSEGTFDKLMDYAISRGASINQYKAPRCVRPGPVVELLDARVQAKYFSPKCPKWSPGNKQWNAASNGDA